The genomic DNA CGTTCGCGAAGTTCCACGCGGAAGCGGTCCAGAACATGGGGCCCCGCGGCGGGATCACCGGGACCTTCGAACTGGTCGGCCCGAAGATCAACGGAAACCCGGAGCGCAGCGACTTCCATCGGCTTGTCGAGCACGCCCTCGCGCGGGACGTCACCGTGCCGGAGCTGACCTTCGAGGGGATCCGGAGCGCCGCACTGGCCCTGGCCACGGCCGACGGGTGCGAGGGCATCGTCTGGCACCACCCCGACGGGCGGATGGCGAAGATCAAGGCGCGGGACTTCACCCCGGACCGGTCATGAGGCCGGTGCCGGCCCGGTCCGCACCACGCGTCGGCGTCAGCCCGCCTCGCTGCCCGGAGTGGTGGCGGGAGCCGGGCCTCGTCGACCGTCGATGGGATCGACGGGAAACGCCCCGCGTGGAGACCGACGCGGGCGCGCTGTCCGTCACCTGTGCCGATCTTCCAGTCCTGCCGCCATGGCAGGAGCGGAGAGCTACTAAGTGACGGTGCACCAGAACGGTGGCAGGGTCGGGTCCGTTCTTCACGATGGGCCGACTTCCGTCCGTCGGGGCTGCGCTCACCGACGGCCGGCGATGGGCAGGGCGACGCGTCACGTTGAAGATCGAGAACTCCGGAGGCTCGACCTCCGTCACGTGCACGCCGTCCAGGTCGCCCGCTGACGCGACAGCGCACCCGGTCCGGTGACCGGGGCGTTGCCGACAACGTGCGCCGAAGGGGGATACGGGCCTGGCCGGCCGCCCGGATGTGACGGC from Streptomyces sp. NBC_01707 includes the following:
- a CDS encoding DUF5565 family protein, whose protein sequence is MNKIPTMFVRDFATRPARVLPEVTPGCEWVLAGEGRATRKYDGTCVMLDEAGDWWARREVRPGKPPPPNYVVISTDDATGKTVGWEPIGQSSFAKFHAEAVQNMGPRGGITGTFELVGPKINGNPERSDFHRLVEHALARDVTVPELTFEGIRSAALALATADGCEGIVWHHPDGRMAKIKARDFTPDRS